A region from the Panicum hallii strain FIL2 chromosome 1, PHallii_v3.1, whole genome shotgun sequence genome encodes:
- the LOC112891535 gene encoding protein ROOT HAIR DEFECTIVE 3-like, whose product MGHAFSMQLIDGDGVFNVSVLDNFMKEVKLGECGLSYAVVSIMGPQSSGKSTLLNHLFGTSFREMDAFKGRSQTTKGIWLAKAQNIEPCTLVMDLEGTDGRERGEDDTAFEKQSALFALAVSDIVLINMWCHDIGREQAANKPLLKTVFQVMMRLFSPRKTTLLFVIRDKSKTPLENLEPILREDIQKIWDAVPKPHAHKETPLSEFFNVEVVALSSYEEKEELFKEQVSHLRDRFQHSIAPGGLAGDRRGVVPASGFSFSLQQFWKVIKENKDLDLPAHKVMVATVRCEEIGNEKVASFTADEEWQQFEEAIQHDYVPGFGKKLSNLLDRCLSEYDMEAIYFDEGVRTSKRQQLESKLLQLVNPAYQLLLGHLRTRTLEGFKESFDKALTKEGFAVASRDCTQTFLEQFDKGSEDAAIQQVKWDPSKVKDKLKRDIEAHVASVRAAKLSELCAKYEAQLTKALAEPVEALLDSASEDTWPAIRKLLQRETKAAISGLESALSAFELDEATEKELLVKLENHGRSVVESKAKEEAGRVLIRMKDRFSTLFSRDADSMPRMWTGKEDIKAITKTARSASMKLLATLAAIRLDEDGDDIENTLSIALVDTARPGTTDRSIQSFDPLASSSWERVPEEKTLISPVQCKSLWRQFKAETEYTVTQAIAAQEANKRNNNWLPPPWALAAMAILGFNEFMTLLKNPLYLGVIFVVFLVGKAIWVQLDIAAEFQNGFLPALLSLSTKFVPTIMNILKRLADEGQRPAAPERQREMELQQTNRPSYSNVTSAGSSSVTTIENGPEYSSLVAK is encoded by the exons ATGGGGCATGCATTCTCGATGCAGCTCATCGACGGAGATGGGGTCTTCAATGTTTCTGTATTGGATAATTTCATGAAGGAAGTTAAACTGGGTGAATGCGGGCTCTCGTATGCTGTTGTATCAATAATGGGCCCGCAAAGTAGTG GGAAGAGTACACTTTTGAATCATCTATTTGGCACCAGTTTTAGGGAGATGGATGCTTTCAAAGGAAG GTCACAAACTACGAAAGGTATATGGTTAGCAAAGGCCCAAAACATTGAACCATGCACCCTTGTAATGGATTTGGAAGGAACTGATggaagagagaggggagag GATGACACAGCCTTTGAGAAGCAAAGCGCATTGTTTGCTTTGGCTGTTTCGGATATTGTGCTTATCAATAT GTGGTGTCATGACATTGGCAGGGAACAGGCTGCAAACAAGCCTCTTCTGAAGACCGTTTTCCAG GTCATGATGAGGTTGTTTAGTCCTCGTAAAACAACATTATTATTTGTAATTCGCGACAAATCGAAG ACACCCCTGGAAAATCTTGAACCTATTCTAAGGGAAGATATTCAGAAG ATATGGGATGCTGTTCCCAAACCCCATGCCCATAAAGAAACTCCGCTAAGTGAATTCTTCAAC GTAGAAGTTGTGGCTCTATCCAGTTATGAGGAAAAAGAAGAGTTATTCAAAGAACAG GTTTCCCATTTAAGAGATAGATTTCAGCATTCTATTGCTCCTGGTGGACTTGCTGGAGACCGCCGTGGCGTTGTCCCAGCTTCAGGTTTTTCTTTTAGTTTACAGCAATTTTGGAAGGTCATTAAGGAGAACAAAGACCTTGATCTACCTGCACATAAA GTTATGGTGGCTACTGTACGTTGTGAGGAAATTGGTAATGAGAAAGTTGCCAGTTTTACAGCTGATGAG GAATGGCAACAATTTGAGGAGGCCATTCAACATGACTATGTACCTGGGTTTGGGAAGAAACTCAGCAACCTTCTTGATAGATGTTTATCAGA GTATGACATGGAGGCTATTTATTTTGACGAAGGTGTCAGAACCTCAAAAAGACAACAACTTGAGTCTAAACTCTTGCAG CTTGTCAATCCTGCGTACCAATTGCTTCTGGGTCACTTACGGACTAGAACTTTGGAAGGATTTAAGGAATCCTTTGACAAGGCCCTAACAAAGGAGGGGTTTGCTGTTGCTTCTCGTGATTGTACGCAGACTTTCTTAGAACAGTTTGATAAAGGATCTGAAG ATGCTGCTATTCAACAAGTGAAATGGGATCCCTCAAAAGTTAAGGATAAGCTTAAGCGTGACATTGAGGCACATGTGGCTTCAGTTCGTGCCGCAAAATTATCTGAACTTTGTGCCAAATATGAG GCACAACTTACCAAAGCTCTGGCAGAACCTGTTGAAGCTCTGCTAGATTCAGCCAGTGAAGATACCTGGCCAGCCATCAGAAAGCTTCTTCAACGTGAGACAAAAGCTGCTATTTCAGGTCTCGAATCTGCTCTTTCAGCTTTTGAACTCGATGAAGCAACTGAGAAAGAATTGCTTGTGAAATTGGAGAACCATGGAAGAAGCGTTGTTGAATCAAAGGCAAAAGAAGAGGCTGGAAGGGTCTTGATTCGCATGAAGGACAG GTTCTCAACACTATTCAGTCGTGATGCTGACTCAATGCCAAGGATGTGGACAGGAAAGGAGGACATAAAAGCTATTACCAAAACTGCACGTTCAGCT TCCATGAAGTTGCTGGCAACTCTGGCTGCAATTCGGTTGGATGAGGATGGTGACGACATAGAAAACACTCTCTCCATTGCTCTTGTTGATACGGCGAGACCTGGGACTACCGATAGAAGTATCCAATCGTTCGATCCACTTGCCTCCAGCTCATGGGAGAGG GTTCCTGAGGAGAAAACTTTAATTAGCCCTGTCCAGTGCAAATCTTTGTGGAGGCAATTTAAAGCTGAAACAGAGTATACAGTCACTCAGGCCATAGCTGCTCAG GAAGCAAATAAGAGGAACAACAACTGGCTTCCACCTCCATGGGCACTCGCTGCAATGGCTATTCTTGGATTCAATGAGTTTATGACATTGCTAAA GAATCCACTGTACTTGGGTGTCATATTTGTTGTCTTCCTTGTTGGGAAGGCCATTTGGGTACAATTAGACATTGCCGCTGAATTCCAAAATGGATTT CTTCCGGCCCTCCTTTCACTGTCAACAAAATTTGTTCCCACAATAATGAACATTTTGAAGCGATTAGCAGACGAGGGGCAGAGACCTGCAGCCCCCGAAAGGCAAAGAGAGATGGAACTCCAACAAACAAATCGTCCTTCGTACAGCAATGTGACGTCTGCAGGGTCGTCCAGCGTAACCACGATAGAGAATGGACCCGAGTATTCAAGCCTGGTGGCAAAATGA
- the LOC112888575 gene encoding alpha-1,3-mannosyl-glycoprotein 2-beta-N-acetylglucosaminyltransferase produces the protein MARSPCDLRLLLLAAAVAFIYIQVRLFATQSHYADRLAEAEKSENQCTSQLKSLIDQVSMQQEKIVALEEMKIRQDEERAQLKILIQDLEKRSVQKLLNKNVVPVAAVVIMACNRPDYLERTVESILKYQTSVASKFPLFISQDGTNGAVKKKALDYKQITYMQHVNLEPVQTERPGELTAYYKIAKHYKWALDELFIKHNFARVIILEDDMEIAPDFFDYFEAAAKLLDNDKTIMAVSSWNDNGQKQFVNDQKALYRSDFFPGLGWMLTKSTWLELSPKWPKAYWDDWMRLKEIHGNRQFIRPEICRTYNFGKHGSSLGQFFEQYLEPIKLNDVHIDWNSEDLSYLGEDKFSTKFGKEVASATPLHGSDAVLKAHNMAADVRIQYDDQEDFERIARQFGIFEEWKDGIPRTAYKGVVVFRYKSSPRRIFLVSPDSLRQLGV, from the exons ATGGCTCGAAGCCCCTGCgacctccgcctcctcctccttgctGCCGCTGTAGCTTTCATCTACATCCAG GTGCGCCTCTTCGCAACACAATCCCATTATGCTGACCGTCTTGCAGAAGCA GAAAAATCTGAAAATCAATGCACCAGTCAATTAAAGTCCTTGATCGATCAAGTCAGCATGCAGCAGGAGAAGATTGTAGCACTGGAAG AGATGAAGATACGGCAAGATGAAGAACGTGCACAGCTGAAGATTCTCATACAGGATCTTGAAA AAAGGAGCGTGCAGAAGTTACTAAACAAGAATGTGGTTCCTGTTGCTGCTGTTGTCATAATGGCTTGCAATCGACCGGACTATTTGGAGAGAACAGTTGAATCTATCCTGAA GTATCAGACATCAGTTGCTTCAAAGTTTCCGCTTTTTATATCTCAG GATGGAACAAATGGAGCTGTgaaaaagaaagctttggatTATAAACAGATAACATATATGCAG CATGTGAATCTTGAACCTGTGCAAACTGAAAGGCCAGGAGAATTGACAGCATATTACAAGATTGCTA AACATTATAAGTGGGCCTTAGATGAGCTATTCATTAAACATAACTTTGCTCGAGTAATCATTCTAGAAG ATGACATGGAGATTGCCCCGGATTTTTTTGACTACTTCGAGGCTGCAGCTAAATTACTTGATAATGACAA GACAATTATGGCCGTTTCTTCTTGGAATGACAATGGGCAAAAGCAGTTTGTTAACGACCAAA AAGCACTTTACCGCTCGGATTTCTTTCCTGGGCTTGGATGGATGTTAACAAAGTCCACTTGGCTTGAACTGTCACCAAAGTGGCCAAAAGC TTATTGGGATGATTGGATGAGGCTAAAGGAGATACATGGAAACAGGCAATTCATACGTCCGGAAATCTGTAGAACATACAATTTTGGCAAACAT GGATCAAGCTTGGGACAATTCTTCGAGCAATATTTGGAACCCATTAAGTTAAATGATGTTCAT ATTGACTGGAATTCAGAGGATCTGAGTTACCTTGGGGAG GATAAGTTTTCAACCAAATTTGGAAAAGAGGTGGCTAGTGCCACGCCTCTCCATGGATCGGATGCTGTGTTGAAAGCCCACAACATGGCTGCAGATGTAAGGATCCAATATGATGATCAGGAAGACTTTGAGCGGATAGCTCGTCAATTTGGAATATTCGAAGAATGGAAG GATGGCATCCCAAGAACTGCTTACAAAGGAGTAGTGGTCTTCCGGTACAAGAGTAGTCCAAGGCGGATATTTCTTGTGAGCCCAGATTCTCTTCGTCAGCTTGGGGTGTAG